Proteins encoded in a region of the Onthophagus taurus isolate NC chromosome 10, IU_Otau_3.0, whole genome shotgun sequence genome:
- the LOC111428287 gene encoding uncharacterized protein isoform X3, with product MSPAKRSTNLVGKFTQSVRRIVQDVKDEGSASGQTKEEVIETNERLRAVRVRLDESYDTAKKALVSLMTKYNDSKSVHNIFQRYNLLKAMIKEVIRLETQYWALVDIPKQEKQETVPAFVLRACSIMEKTQKSGEGVKTSAKLAEEAQDKRERVERLENMTTSQIDAENTQMTNDLYRLLKKYSGLRNLIRELKSEYMTSKLYPMFPRYTMLKDMIKDILLHPAYMEVCHEVDA from the exons ATGTCTCCAGCGAAAA GATCGACGAATTTGGTTGGGAAATTTACACAAAGCGTTCGAAGGATTGTTCAAGACGTAAAAGATGAGGGCAGCGCGAGTGGACAAACCAAAGAAGAGGTCATCGAGACTAACGAAAGATTGCGAGCGGTTCGAGTTCGCCTCGACGAATCTTACGATACAGCTAAAAAAGCTTTGGTATCGTTAATGACCAAGTATAATGATAGCAAAAGCGTCCATAATATTTTCCAAAGATACAACTTGTTGAAGGCTATGATTAAG GAAGTTATAAGACTCGAAACTCAATATTGGGCTTTAGTCGACATTCCAAAACAAGAGAAACAAGAAACCGTACCCGCTTTCGTACTGAGAGCCTGTTCCATTATGGAGAAGACTCAAAAATCCGGGGAAGGAGTGAAAACTTCAGCAAAATTGGCTGAAGAAGCTCAAGATAAACGGGAAAGAGTTGAACGATTAGAAA atatgaCAACTTCTCAAATTGACGCGGAAAACACTCAAATGACAAACGACCTTTATAggttacttaaaaaatattcaggattaagaaatttaatcagagaattaaaa TCTGAATATATGACATCGAAATTATATCCGATGTTTCCACGTTATACAATGCTAAAAGATATGATAAAAGATATATTGTTGCATCCCGCTTACATGGAGGTTTGTCACGAAGTGGATGCATAG
- the LOC111428287 gene encoding uncharacterized protein isoform X1, whose translation MSRLNKTKWYQKAKIGSTNLVGKFTQSVRRIVQDVKDEGSASGQTKEEVIETNERLRAVRVRLDESYDTAKKALVSLMTKYNDSKSVHNIFQRYNLLKAMIKEVIRLETQYWALVDIPKQEKQETVPAFVLRACSIMEKTQKSGEGVKTSAKLAEEAQDKRERVERLENMTTSQIDAENTQMTNDLYRLLKKYSGLRNLIRELKSEYMTSKLYPMFPRYTMLKDMIKDILLHPAYMEVCHEVDA comes from the exons ATGTCTCGATTAAACAAAACAAAGTGGTATCAAAAAGCAAAAATCG GATCGACGAATTTGGTTGGGAAATTTACACAAAGCGTTCGAAGGATTGTTCAAGACGTAAAAGATGAGGGCAGCGCGAGTGGACAAACCAAAGAAGAGGTCATCGAGACTAACGAAAGATTGCGAGCGGTTCGAGTTCGCCTCGACGAATCTTACGATACAGCTAAAAAAGCTTTGGTATCGTTAATGACCAAGTATAATGATAGCAAAAGCGTCCATAATATTTTCCAAAGATACAACTTGTTGAAGGCTATGATTAAG GAAGTTATAAGACTCGAAACTCAATATTGGGCTTTAGTCGACATTCCAAAACAAGAGAAACAAGAAACCGTACCCGCTTTCGTACTGAGAGCCTGTTCCATTATGGAGAAGACTCAAAAATCCGGGGAAGGAGTGAAAACTTCAGCAAAATTGGCTGAAGAAGCTCAAGATAAACGGGAAAGAGTTGAACGATTAGAAA atatgaCAACTTCTCAAATTGACGCGGAAAACACTCAAATGACAAACGACCTTTATAggttacttaaaaaatattcaggattaagaaatttaatcagagaattaaaa TCTGAATATATGACATCGAAATTATATCCGATGTTTCCACGTTATACAATGCTAAAAGATATGATAAAAGATATATTGTTGCATCCCGCTTACATGGAGGTTTGTCACGAAGTGGATGCATAG
- the LOC111428287 gene encoding uncharacterized protein isoform X2, with protein MGKGDKRGSQRSDSGSTNLVGKFTQSVRRIVQDVKDEGSASGQTKEEVIETNERLRAVRVRLDESYDTAKKALVSLMTKYNDSKSVHNIFQRYNLLKAMIKEVIRLETQYWALVDIPKQEKQETVPAFVLRACSIMEKTQKSGEGVKTSAKLAEEAQDKRERVERLENMTTSQIDAENTQMTNDLYRLLKKYSGLRNLIRELKSEYMTSKLYPMFPRYTMLKDMIKDILLHPAYMEVCHEVDA; from the exons GATCGACGAATTTGGTTGGGAAATTTACACAAAGCGTTCGAAGGATTGTTCAAGACGTAAAAGATGAGGGCAGCGCGAGTGGACAAACCAAAGAAGAGGTCATCGAGACTAACGAAAGATTGCGAGCGGTTCGAGTTCGCCTCGACGAATCTTACGATACAGCTAAAAAAGCTTTGGTATCGTTAATGACCAAGTATAATGATAGCAAAAGCGTCCATAATATTTTCCAAAGATACAACTTGTTGAAGGCTATGATTAAG GAAGTTATAAGACTCGAAACTCAATATTGGGCTTTAGTCGACATTCCAAAACAAGAGAAACAAGAAACCGTACCCGCTTTCGTACTGAGAGCCTGTTCCATTATGGAGAAGACTCAAAAATCCGGGGAAGGAGTGAAAACTTCAGCAAAATTGGCTGAAGAAGCTCAAGATAAACGGGAAAGAGTTGAACGATTAGAAA atatgaCAACTTCTCAAATTGACGCGGAAAACACTCAAATGACAAACGACCTTTATAggttacttaaaaaatattcaggattaagaaatttaatcagagaattaaaa TCTGAATATATGACATCGAAATTATATCCGATGTTTCCACGTTATACAATGCTAAAAGATATGATAAAAGATATATTGTTGCATCCCGCTTACATGGAGGTTTGTCACGAAGTGGATGCATAG